The following coding sequences lie in one Flagellimonas eckloniae genomic window:
- a CDS encoding FdhF/YdeP family oxidoreductase, producing the protein MSNYPKRNISATGIIEFSNLKITEPSDYAAGVPGIKAALEHVSKEAGLFRSLRTLSQMNQKEGFDCPGCAWPDPKKPSKLGEYCENGAKAIAEETTYERVNRDFFKKYSVEEISNWTDYQIGKSGRITEPFVLRPGSIHYEPISWLEALEITSEHLHNLASPDEAIFYTSGRSSNEAAFLYGLFARAFGTNNMPDCSNMCHESSGVGLSETLGIGKGSVILEDFPEAEVVMVIGQNPGTNHPRMLSALQKCKENGGKIITINPLSESGLNRFKNPQQISGILGSGTILTDIFLQVKINQDVPLLKLIMKRLAKRHKNGEKVFDTEFISAKTSGYQELLDDLEHQNENKLLELSGVSSTMIDSAVDVLAKKSKIIICWAMGLTQHKNGVENIKECVNLLLLKGSIGKKGSGTCPVRGHSNVQGDRSVGIMHHVSEPLNKSIEQVFGFKPSVKEGLDTVHAIKAMHDGKAKVFVALGGNFVSAASDTEYTSEALQSCDLTVSISTKLNRTHLTAGKMALILPTLGRTEKDKENFVTVENSMGKVHQSMGRMEPASENLKSEPEIVASIASHYFKESSEIDWKALGSNYDLVREKISQVFQEYQDYSKKSKGSGFYLPNNAREADFSKLPGGKAQFSICKLPEHNLKPNEFILMTVRSHDQFNTTIYGMNDRYRGVHGERRVVFMNPKDMENMHLKSEQVVDLTSFYKGKERRAEKFKVIPYNIPSGNLCAYFPETNILVPIGLYADKSNTPVSKSIIVQIEQPKQ; encoded by the coding sequence ATGTCCAATTACCCAAAGCGTAATATTTCCGCAACTGGAATTATAGAGTTTTCCAATTTAAAGATTACTGAACCTTCTGATTATGCTGCTGGTGTTCCTGGAATAAAAGCTGCTTTGGAACATGTAAGTAAGGAAGCGGGGCTATTCAGGTCGCTAAGAACCCTTTCCCAGATGAACCAAAAGGAAGGGTTTGATTGTCCTGGATGCGCTTGGCCAGACCCTAAAAAACCCTCTAAATTGGGAGAATACTGCGAGAATGGTGCTAAAGCAATTGCCGAGGAAACTACGTATGAACGGGTGAACCGAGATTTTTTTAAAAAATATTCTGTTGAAGAAATTTCCAACTGGACAGATTACCAAATAGGAAAAAGCGGTAGAATTACCGAGCCTTTTGTTTTAAGACCAGGATCAATCCATTATGAACCTATTTCATGGCTTGAAGCCTTAGAAATTACTTCGGAACATCTACACAATTTAGCTTCTCCCGATGAAGCCATTTTCTATACCTCTGGGCGTTCTAGCAATGAAGCTGCTTTTCTATATGGCCTTTTTGCACGTGCCTTTGGCACCAATAACATGCCGGATTGTTCAAATATGTGCCATGAATCCAGTGGGGTAGGGCTTTCAGAAACTTTGGGTATTGGCAAAGGTTCTGTTATATTGGAAGACTTTCCCGAAGCAGAGGTTGTAATGGTAATTGGTCAAAACCCAGGTACCAATCACCCTAGAATGTTATCTGCTTTACAAAAATGCAAAGAAAATGGAGGTAAGATCATTACAATTAATCCACTTTCTGAAAGTGGATTGAACAGATTTAAAAATCCACAACAGATTAGTGGGATTTTGGGCTCTGGAACCATCCTTACCGATATTTTTCTTCAGGTGAAAATAAATCAAGATGTTCCCTTGTTAAAGTTGATTATGAAACGTTTGGCAAAACGACATAAAAATGGAGAAAAGGTATTCGATACTGAATTTATCTCTGCCAAAACTAGTGGATATCAAGAACTGTTGGATGATTTAGAGCATCAGAATGAAAATAAATTACTTGAATTATCTGGAGTAAGTTCTACGATGATCGATAGTGCGGTCGATGTATTGGCAAAAAAATCAAAAATTATCATTTGCTGGGCTATGGGACTTACCCAGCACAAAAATGGAGTTGAGAATATTAAGGAATGTGTAAATCTATTATTGCTCAAAGGAAGTATTGGAAAAAAAGGATCAGGAACCTGTCCTGTACGAGGACATAGTAATGTACAGGGAGATAGGAGCGTAGGAATTATGCATCATGTTTCAGAACCGCTGAACAAATCTATTGAACAGGTATTTGGTTTTAAACCTTCGGTAAAGGAAGGTTTGGACACAGTACATGCCATTAAAGCAATGCATGATGGAAAAGCCAAGGTTTTTGTGGCATTGGGCGGAAACTTTGTTTCTGCGGCCTCCGATACTGAATACACTTCAGAAGCACTTCAAAGCTGTGATTTAACGGTTTCGATTAGCACAAAGTTGAACCGTACACATCTCACAGCGGGTAAAATGGCACTAATTTTACCTACTTTGGGCAGAACAGAAAAGGATAAGGAAAATTTTGTGACTGTTGAAAACAGTATGGGTAAGGTGCATCAAAGTATGGGAAGGATGGAACCGGCCAGTGAAAATTTAAAGAGCGAACCTGAGATTGTTGCGAGCATTGCAAGTCATTACTTTAAAGAGAGTTCCGAAATTGATTGGAAAGCCCTAGGAAGTAATTATGACTTGGTTAGAGAGAAAATTTCCCAAGTATTTCAAGAATATCAGGATTATTCTAAAAAATCTAAAGGTTCTGGGTTTTACTTGCCGAACAATGCTCGGGAAGCTGATTTTTCAAAATTGCCTGGAGGAAAAGCACAATTTTCAATCTGTAAACTTCCGGAACATAATTTAAAACCTAATGAGTTTATTTTGATGACGGTACGCAGTCACGATCAATTCAATACCACTATTTATGGAATGAATGACAGATATCGAGGTGTTCATGGAGAGCGAAGGGTGGTTTTTATGAACCCGAAGGATATGGAAAATATGCATTTAAAATCCGAACAAGTAGTGGATTTGACCAGTTTTTATAAAGGAAAGGAACGCAGGGCAGAAAAGTTTAAGGTAATTCCATACAATATTCCTTCTGGAAACTTATGTGCCTATTTTCCGGAAACCAACATTTTGGTTCCTATTGGTTTGTATGCGGACAAAAGCAATACTCCAGTT
- a CDS encoding dienelactone hydrolase family protein, with protein sequence MKKLKKTDIKQEIFDLYDDYAHNKMQRREFMEKLSLYAVGGVTIASLMSFLMPNYVDTMLVNPNDPNLDSGYIDYESPKGGGAIKGLLSKPKETTKKMGGIVVVHENRGLNPYIEDTARRAALEGFITLAPDALSPLGGYPGNDDEGRTMQRQRDRNEMLEDFIAAYQYLKNHEDCNGKIGVVGFCFGGWISNMMAVKVKDLAASVPFYGGQPTEDIDKINAPLLLQFAGLDKRVNAGWPAFEEALKANGKEFQAFTYPNVNHGFHNTTTPRYDKEAAELAWKRTIDFFKKHLT encoded by the coding sequence ATGAAAAAACTAAAAAAGACAGATATAAAGCAAGAGATTTTTGATTTATACGATGATTACGCCCATAACAAGATGCAAAGGCGTGAGTTTATGGAAAAATTGTCCCTATATGCGGTTGGTGGTGTCACCATTGCTTCCCTCATGAGTTTTTTAATGCCAAATTATGTGGATACTATGTTGGTTAACCCCAATGACCCAAATTTGGATTCAGGTTACATCGACTATGAATCTCCTAAAGGTGGAGGTGCCATAAAGGGCTTATTGTCAAAACCCAAGGAGACAACAAAGAAAATGGGTGGAATTGTGGTAGTACATGAAAATAGAGGACTAAACCCATATATTGAGGATACCGCGCGAAGAGCAGCACTTGAAGGATTTATTACGTTGGCCCCTGATGCCTTATCTCCTTTAGGTGGCTACCCTGGAAATGATGATGAAGGCAGAACCATGCAAAGACAACGGGATAGGAACGAAATGCTTGAAGATTTTATAGCAGCTTATCAATACCTAAAAAACCATGAAGACTGTAACGGCAAAATAGGTGTAGTAGGGTTTTGTTTTGGTGGGTGGATTTCGAACATGATGGCAGTGAAAGTAAAGGATTTAGCGGCTTCAGTTCCATTTTATGGAGGACAACCAACGGAGGATATTGATAAAATCAACGCACCTTTACTGCTTCAATTTGCCGGATTGGACAAAAGAGTAAATGCCGGGTGGCCGGCATTTGAAGAAGCTTTAAAAGCAAATGGAAAGGAATTCCAAGCTTTTACCTATCCAAATGTGAACCATGGGTTCCACAATACAACTACTCCCCGATATGACAAAGAGGCCGCAGAATTGGCTTGGAAACGAACCATCGATTTTTTCAAAAAGCACTTAACATAG
- a CDS encoding valine--tRNA ligase: MEIPSKYDPIRVEQQWYSYWMKHDFFSSKPDDREPYTIVIPPPNVTGVLHMGHMLNNTIQDVLIRRARLMGKNACWVPGSDHAAIATEAKVVAKLKADGIEKSDLTREEFLKHVWDWTHEYGGVIFKQLEKLGCSLDWNRKKFTMDDDMSASVIKVFVDLYEKGLIYRGYRMVNWDPEAKTTLSDEEVIYEEKQGALYYLEYKIEGSDEKVTIATTRPETILGDTAICINPNDERYHHLRGKKAIVPICNRVIPIIEDEYVDIEFGTGCLKVTPAHDENDKNLGDKHDLEVVDIFNEDATLNSYGLHYQGKDRFVVRKEIAKELEEQGFLVKTEQHTNKVGTSERTKAVIEPRLSDQWFLKMEDLAKPAIDGVLKTGDIKLYPKKFENTYRHWMENIRDWNISRQLWWGQQIPAYYYGDGKNDFVVAETKEQALEKAKIKNPKINESDLRQDSDVVDTWFSSWLWPISVFGGILAPDNDEVNYYYPTSDLVTGPDILFFWVARMIISGYEYRGKRPFENVYFTGLVRDKQRRKMSKQLGNSPDALKLMEDFGADGVRVGLLLSSAAGNDLMFDEALCQQGKNFANKIWNAFRLIKGWEVADFPQQEAAKIGIDWYTAKFNQTLSEIEDHFSKYRISDALMAIYKLVWDDFCSWLLEIVKPAYQKPIDKITFDAVIHLFEENLKLLHPFMPFLTEEVWQHIAKRTPEEALIISNWPKESDFDNQLISDFDFASEVISGIRTIRKKKNIPQKESLELSLVNSENASDIMNAIITKLGNISQMETINASLDGALSFRVKSNEYFIPINGAIDVEAEITKITEELNYTRGFLLSVQKKLSNERFVSNAPEQVVAMEKKKASDAEAKIETLQKSLASLE, from the coding sequence ATGGAAATCCCATCAAAATATGACCCTATCAGGGTAGAACAACAATGGTATTCATACTGGATGAAGCATGATTTTTTTAGCTCAAAGCCAGATGATAGAGAGCCTTATACTATTGTAATCCCCCCTCCCAATGTCACAGGAGTATTGCATATGGGGCATATGCTCAACAATACTATACAGGATGTACTCATACGTAGGGCAAGGCTTATGGGCAAAAATGCATGTTGGGTGCCGGGTTCCGACCATGCTGCAATAGCCACAGAAGCTAAAGTAGTTGCTAAATTGAAGGCAGATGGGATTGAAAAATCTGATTTAACACGAGAGGAATTTTTAAAACATGTTTGGGACTGGACCCACGAATATGGAGGTGTTATTTTCAAACAATTGGAAAAACTTGGTTGTTCGTTGGATTGGAACCGTAAAAAGTTCACCATGGATGACGATATGTCAGCCTCTGTTATCAAGGTTTTTGTTGATTTATATGAAAAAGGATTGATTTACAGGGGGTACCGAATGGTAAATTGGGACCCAGAAGCCAAAACCACCTTATCTGATGAAGAAGTAATCTATGAAGAAAAACAGGGGGCTTTGTACTATTTGGAGTATAAAATTGAAGGTTCGGATGAAAAAGTAACCATTGCCACCACTAGACCTGAGACAATTTTAGGAGACACCGCTATCTGCATCAACCCAAATGATGAAAGGTATCACCATTTAAGGGGCAAAAAGGCCATTGTGCCTATCTGCAACCGAGTTATACCCATTATTGAGGACGAATATGTTGATATTGAATTTGGAACAGGCTGCTTAAAAGTTACCCCAGCTCACGATGAAAACGACAAAAACCTTGGCGATAAACATGATCTGGAGGTAGTAGATATATTTAATGAAGATGCTACCTTAAATTCCTATGGTCTTCATTACCAAGGAAAAGACCGTTTTGTGGTTAGAAAGGAAATAGCAAAAGAACTTGAAGAACAGGGCTTTTTAGTAAAAACAGAGCAACATACCAACAAAGTTGGTACTTCTGAGCGCACTAAGGCAGTAATTGAACCTCGCTTATCCGATCAATGGTTTTTGAAAATGGAAGATTTGGCCAAACCTGCGATTGATGGTGTGTTAAAGACGGGAGATATAAAACTATATCCCAAAAAGTTTGAAAATACCTATAGGCATTGGATGGAAAACATCCGTGACTGGAACATTTCCCGTCAGTTATGGTGGGGACAACAGATTCCTGCTTACTACTACGGTGACGGCAAAAATGATTTTGTTGTCGCAGAAACCAAGGAACAAGCCTTGGAAAAAGCAAAAATTAAGAATCCAAAAATTAATGAGTCAGATTTGCGTCAAGACTCAGACGTGGTAGATACATGGTTTTCATCATGGCTCTGGCCAATAAGTGTTTTTGGTGGAATTTTGGCTCCTGATAACGATGAGGTAAATTATTATTATCCAACCAGTGATTTGGTTACAGGTCCGGATATTTTGTTTTTCTGGGTGGCAAGAATGATTATTTCTGGCTATGAATATAGAGGCAAGCGACCCTTTGAAAATGTATATTTTACGGGACTAGTGCGTGATAAACAGCGACGCAAAATGTCAAAACAATTAGGGAATTCGCCTGATGCACTCAAACTCATGGAAGATTTTGGGGCAGATGGGGTCCGAGTTGGACTTTTGTTGAGTTCAGCGGCCGGAAACGACCTAATGTTTGATGAAGCCTTATGTCAGCAGGGGAAAAACTTTGCAAATAAGATTTGGAATGCCTTTAGATTGATAAAGGGTTGGGAAGTTGCAGATTTCCCGCAACAAGAAGCTGCTAAAATTGGAATTGATTGGTATACGGCCAAGTTTAACCAAACCTTGTCCGAAATTGAAGATCACTTTTCCAAATATCGTATTTCAGACGCCCTAATGGCTATTTATAAGCTGGTTTGGGATGATTTCTGCTCATGGCTATTGGAAATTGTTAAACCTGCCTATCAAAAACCCATTGACAAAATTACTTTTGATGCGGTTATTCATTTGTTTGAGGAAAATTTGAAACTCCTCCATCCCTTTATGCCATTTTTGACGGAAGAAGTTTGGCAACATATTGCTAAACGGACCCCAGAGGAGGCTTTGATTATTTCCAATTGGCCAAAAGAGTCTGATTTTGATAATCAACTGATCTCAGATTTTGATTTTGCTTCCGAGGTAATTTCCGGTATACGTACAATTCGGAAAAAGAAAAATATCCCACAAAAAGAAAGCTTGGAACTTTCTCTCGTAAATAGCGAGAATGCTAGCGATATAATGAATGCTATAATCACTAAACTGGGCAACATTTCTCAAATGGAAACAATTAACGCAAGTTTAGATGGAGCACTAAGTTTTCGTGTAAAAAGCAATGAATATTTCATTCCAATAAACGGAGCAATCGATGTTGAGGCTGAGATTACAAAAATTACTGAAGAACTAAATTATACTAGAGGTTTTTTACTGTCCGTACAGAAAAAATTGAGCAACGAACGTTTTGTCAGTAATGCACCGGAACAAGTAGTTGCCATGGAAAAGAAGAAAGCTTCAGATGCAGAGGCCAAAATTGAAACCTTGCAAAAAAGTTTGGCTAGTCTTGAGTAG
- a CDS encoding DUF1573 domain-containing protein — protein sequence MMKKTVLMLFVGLLSLGVYAQESAAKIEFKSETIDYGEIEKGSDGVRVFEFTNTGSVPLVISAVKSSCGCTIPKKPEDPILPGKTGEIQVKYDTKRVGPIRKAITVTSNADTPTKVLKIKGTVKAEGAK from the coding sequence ATGATGAAAAAAACTGTACTCATGTTGTTCGTTGGACTTCTATCTTTAGGCGTTTATGCCCAGGAGTCTGCAGCAAAGATTGAATTTAAAAGTGAAACCATTGACTACGGTGAAATTGAAAAAGGTAGCGATGGTGTCAGAGTTTTTGAGTTTACCAACACAGGAAGTGTTCCGTTGGTAATAAGCGCTGTAAAATCCAGCTGTGGATGTACTATTCCAAAAAAGCCGGAAGATCCAATTTTACCAGGAAAAACTGGTGAGATTCAGGTTAAATATGATACCAAAAGAGTTGGGCCTATTAGAAAAGCTATAACGGTCACCTCCAATGCTGATACTCCAACAAAGGTTCTTAAAATAAAGGGAACTGTTAAAGCTGAAGGAGCCAAGTAA
- a CDS encoding aspartyl protease family protein — MKKNHHFFMLLLMLIPFLVSAQSFVLPKNQKSQKIKFQLLNNLILIPVEVNGAELTFVLDSGVSRPILFNISDRDSLLINNVQEITIRGLGGGEPMAALSSKGNTFKLGSARNYNQDLYVVLDKEINFSTSLGMPVHGILGYDLFRDFVIEVNYGSRNIRLHNPDLYKDSSPKKSQTLPISIEKRKAYIEGTVLMEDADNVPVKLLVDTGSSDALWLFHQPEKGLDIPEKHYEDYLGRGLSGDVFGKRTKVSGIRIGDFELKDAKTAFPYRESFGFIKFLGDRNGSVGGEILKRFNIIFDYPRGQVTLKKNGNFSTPFQYNLAGIDIQHNGLRYIAESIAGPNGVVKNNDDPFGNVQILLENKTRLSLVPEIIVSGIRSGSPAAEAGLREGDVILAVNGKRIHTYKLQEVLKMLNQKEGKRIRVLIERYNRDLLFSFVLKKVF; from the coding sequence TTGAAAAAAAATCATCATTTTTTTATGCTTCTTCTAATGTTGATACCATTTTTGGTTTCTGCGCAGAGTTTTGTTTTGCCCAAAAATCAAAAATCCCAAAAAATAAAATTTCAGCTTCTTAACAACCTCATCCTAATTCCTGTCGAGGTTAACGGTGCTGAATTGACCTTTGTTCTGGATTCTGGAGTAAGCAGGCCCATTCTTTTTAATATTTCTGATAGAGATTCACTTCTGATAAACAATGTTCAGGAGATCACGATTAGAGGATTGGGAGGTGGTGAACCCATGGCAGCCTTAAGTTCAAAAGGAAATACGTTTAAATTGGGAAGTGCAAGGAATTACAACCAAGATCTTTATGTGGTTTTGGATAAAGAAATTAATTTTTCAACCTCATTGGGCATGCCTGTTCATGGTATTTTAGGTTATGATCTGTTTAGGGATTTTGTTATTGAGGTTAATTATGGTTCCCGGAATATTAGACTTCATAACCCTGACTTATATAAAGATTCAAGCCCAAAAAAGTCTCAAACACTTCCAATTTCGATTGAGAAAAGAAAAGCTTATATCGAAGGTACTGTGTTAATGGAAGATGCTGATAATGTCCCCGTTAAATTGTTGGTCGATACAGGAAGTAGTGATGCTCTCTGGCTTTTTCATCAACCTGAAAAGGGATTGGATATTCCCGAGAAACATTACGAAGATTATCTCGGTCGGGGTTTAAGTGGTGATGTTTTTGGAAAGCGTACAAAAGTCAGTGGAATTAGAATAGGCGACTTTGAACTTAAGGATGCAAAAACTGCTTTTCCATATAGGGAATCTTTTGGGTTTATTAAATTCTTAGGTGATCGTAATGGAAGTGTGGGAGGGGAAATTCTAAAACGCTTCAATATTATTTTTGATTACCCACGTGGACAAGTAACACTTAAGAAAAACGGGAATTTTTCAACCCCGTTTCAATATAATTTAGCCGGTATAGATATTCAGCACAATGGTCTTAGGTACATTGCTGAGAGTATAGCAGGCCCTAACGGCGTTGTTAAAAATAATGATGATCCGTTTGGCAATGTTCAGATTTTATTGGAAAACAAAACAAGATTGAGTTTGGTTCCCGAAATCATTGTTTCAGGTATTCGTTCGGGGAGCCCAGCGGCTGAGGCCGGACTGCGAGAAGGAGATGTAATATTGGCGGTAAACGGAAAAAGAATCCATACCTATAAGCTTCAAGAAGTTCTAAAAATGTTGAACCAAAAAGAAGGAAAACGCATTCGGGTTTTGATTGAACGCTACAACCGGGATTTATTATTCTCTTTTGTATTGAAGAAAGTGTTTTGA
- a CDS encoding pyridoxal phosphate-dependent aminotransferase — protein MPDISRKGLQMPASPIRKLVPFAEDAKKKGTHVIHLNIGQPDIKTPKIALDAVRNHNIDVLAYSMTEGSEEYRKKIAAYYSDNKINVTSNDIIVTTGGSEALSFVMGSIMDADDEIIIPEPFYANYNGFATASGVKVVPIVSNIKNNFSLPPIASFEKLITDKTKAILICNPGNPTGYLYSKDEIQQLAALVKKHDLFLVADEVYREFTYDDREHYSILQEEGLEENAIIVDSVSKRYSMCGARIGCLVSKNQEVIQTALKFAQARLSPPTFAQIASEAALETPKEYFDDVIKEYVERRNVLVSELQKIQGVKVAVPQGAFYCVVELPVSNSDNFAQWLLEKFEIDGNTVMVAPAAGFYATKGLGNNQIRIAYVLEKDQLVKAVHILGEALKVYNEG, from the coding sequence ATGCCAGATATTTCGAGGAAGGGATTACAAATGCCAGCTTCACCTATACGTAAGTTGGTGCCTTTTGCAGAGGACGCAAAAAAAAAGGGGACTCATGTCATTCATCTGAACATTGGACAACCCGATATAAAAACCCCAAAAATAGCATTGGATGCTGTAAGAAATCATAACATTGATGTTCTTGCATACAGCATGACAGAAGGTTCAGAGGAATACAGAAAAAAGATAGCTGCCTATTATTCAGACAACAAAATCAATGTAACATCAAATGATATTATTGTTACTACCGGTGGATCAGAAGCACTTTCCTTTGTAATGGGCTCCATTATGGATGCTGATGATGAAATTATCATTCCCGAACCTTTTTATGCCAATTATAACGGTTTTGCTACAGCTTCAGGAGTTAAGGTTGTTCCTATTGTATCGAACATTAAAAACAATTTTTCGCTACCCCCAATAGCAAGTTTCGAAAAATTGATTACCGATAAAACCAAGGCAATTTTAATCTGTAACCCTGGAAATCCCACTGGTTATCTGTATAGTAAGGATGAAATTCAACAATTGGCTGCATTGGTGAAAAAACATGATTTATTCCTTGTTGCAGATGAAGTATACCGAGAATTTACCTATGATGACAGGGAACATTATTCCATTTTGCAAGAGGAAGGGCTTGAGGAAAATGCAATAATCGTGGATTCTGTCTCTAAAAGATACAGCATGTGCGGTGCACGAATTGGCTGTTTAGTATCTAAAAACCAAGAAGTAATACAAACGGCACTCAAATTTGCCCAAGCACGTTTGTCACCACCCACTTTTGCCCAAATTGCAAGTGAAGCGGCCTTAGAAACCCCTAAGGAGTATTTTGATGACGTAATTAAAGAGTATGTGGAAAGAAGAAATGTCCTGGTATCAGAACTACAAAAAATACAAGGTGTAAAGGTAGCTGTACCGCAAGGGGCATTTTACTGCGTTGTTGAATTACCTGTCTCGAATTCTGATAATTTTGCGCAATGGCTTTTGGAAAAATTTGAAATAGATGGGAATACAGTAATGGTTGCTCCGGCTGCTGGTTTTTATGCCACTAAAGGGCTAGGAAACAATCAGATTAGAATAGCATATGTGCTGGAAAAAGATCAACTTGTAAAAGCGGTCCATATTTTGGGCGAAGCATTAAAAGTGTATAACGAAGGGTGA
- the murB gene encoding UDP-N-acetylmuramate dehydrogenase, which translates to MNIQENISLRNYNTFGIDVKASYFIDITGMVQLQKVLELKSYSRKFIISGGSNMLLTKDIDALVMHINLKGITVVEENEDEVIIKVMAGENWHELVLWTLERGYGGLENLSLIPGNTGTAPIQNIGAYGVELKDVFVNCSAMEIDTGELISFDKDACKFGYRDSIFKNEAKEKYIITSVSLKLTKQNHNLNTGYGAIETELKKMEVVYPTIQDISNAVIAIRQHKLPNPKEIGNSGSFFKNPVVSRKTFKRLKKNNPDIPFYEVDQEQYKIPAGWLIEQCGFKGKRFGDAGVHEKQALVLVNYGNATGEEILELAQLIHQEVDGKFKIRIQPEVNIIK; encoded by the coding sequence GTGAACATTCAAGAAAACATATCGCTCAGAAACTACAACACCTTTGGAATAGATGTTAAAGCCAGCTATTTTATTGATATTACCGGGATGGTTCAATTACAAAAGGTACTTGAATTAAAATCTTATTCAAGAAAATTCATCATTAGCGGCGGAAGCAATATGCTTTTGACAAAGGATATTGATGCATTGGTTATGCATATCAACCTAAAAGGCATTACTGTTGTTGAAGAAAATGAAGATGAGGTTATAATCAAGGTAATGGCTGGTGAAAATTGGCATGAGTTAGTGCTCTGGACCCTGGAACGTGGCTATGGCGGATTGGAAAACCTTTCCCTTATACCGGGAAATACTGGAACCGCTCCAATACAAAACATTGGCGCTTATGGAGTAGAGCTCAAGGATGTCTTTGTAAACTGCTCGGCCATGGAAATAGATACCGGTGAATTGATTTCATTTGATAAAGATGCTTGCAAATTTGGTTATAGGGATTCCATTTTTAAGAATGAAGCCAAAGAAAAATACATTATCACCTCGGTAAGCCTAAAATTGACAAAACAAAACCATAATTTAAATACGGGATATGGTGCTATTGAAACCGAACTCAAGAAAATGGAGGTGGTTTACCCCACTATTCAAGATATATCCAATGCGGTAATAGCAATACGGCAGCATAAATTACCAAACCCTAAAGAAATTGGGAATAGTGGTAGTTTCTTTAAAAATCCAGTAGTTTCTAGAAAAACTTTTAAAAGGTTGAAAAAAAACAATCCAGATATTCCTTTTTATGAAGTTGATCAAGAACAGTATAAAATACCTGCTGGTTGGCTTATAGAACAATGTGGGTTTAAAGGAAAACGATTTGGCGATGCAGGAGTCCACGAAAAACAAGCCTTGGTACTTGTAAACTATGGAAATGCAACAGGTGAGGAAATACTTGAGCTGGCACAATTAATTCATCAAGAAGTAGATGGTAAATTCAAGATTCGTATTCAACCAGAAGTTAATATAATAAAATAA
- a CDS encoding RNA polymerase sigma factor, with the protein MSTLIEKHIVSLLAERDDKAIALLYDHYGDTLYGVAYKVVRDEDLAQDVLQESFIKIWKKADSYDPSKAKLFTWLFRIIRNTAIDKLRSVNNKSDKEVQIDVSDVYNLGVSGIRPEFMDVQDNLEKIEPKYKIVLEALFFEGMTQQEASEELGIPLGTIKSRLKIGLRELGKIYGTSIAILLFIILLS; encoded by the coding sequence ATGAGTACACTAATTGAAAAACATATTGTTTCATTACTTGCAGAAAGGGATGACAAAGCAATAGCACTGTTATATGACCATTATGGGGACACACTGTACGGTGTGGCCTATAAAGTTGTAAGAGATGAAGATTTGGCACAAGATGTTCTGCAGGAGAGCTTTATTAAAATTTGGAAGAAAGCGGATTCCTACGACCCTTCAAAAGCAAAACTCTTTACCTGGCTGTTTCGAATTATTAGAAATACAGCAATAGATAAGTTAAGAAGTGTTAATAATAAATCTGATAAAGAAGTCCAAATTGATGTTTCGGACGTATATAATTTAGGAGTAAGCGGAATCAGACCCGAATTTATGGATGTCCAGGACAACTTGGAAAAGATTGAACCTAAGTATAAAATTGTTTTGGAAGCCCTATTTTTTGAAGGCATGACCCAGCAAGAAGCAAGTGAAGAGTTGGGAATTCCTTTAGGAACCATTAAATCAAGATTGAAAATTGGTTTAAGGGAACTTGGTAAAATTTATGGTACATCAATAGCCATACTCCTTTTTATAATTTTATTATCATGA